In Arthrobacter sp. QXT-31, one genomic interval encodes:
- a CDS encoding FAD-binding protein, with protein MVSEAGTKLHTEQYNWAGNLRYAAAELREPATVADLQDLVAAAPKLRALGSRHSFNRIADTPGVLVSLEHLAPAIDVDPASMTVTVSGGTRYGTLAAELQRQGYALHNLASLPHISVAGAVATATHGSGDRNGNLATAVAGLEIVTADGGILTARRGDAGFDGMVVNLGALGVVSSLTLDIEPTFAVSQTVFEDLDWDRVLENFDDVTSSAYSVSLFTDWSGDRIAQAWLKSRAAADPEAEPKQTAFFGGSPATEPRHPIAGVPGTTCTQQFGVPGPWSDRLAHFRMEFTPSKGDELQSEYLVPREHAVDAIQAMRRLSHLVTPLLLVSEVRTMAADSLWLSPNYHTDGIGLHLTWRQDQPAVEAVLPVIEAELAPFGARPHWGKLFDGDAASLAPLYPRFADFKALAERLDPEGKFRNSFLDRAVFGS; from the coding sequence ATGGTTAGCGAAGCAGGAACCAAGCTGCACACCGAGCAGTACAACTGGGCCGGCAATCTCAGGTATGCCGCCGCCGAGCTCCGGGAGCCGGCAACCGTTGCCGATCTCCAGGACCTGGTTGCCGCTGCACCAAAGCTCCGCGCCCTCGGTTCCCGGCACTCTTTCAACCGCATTGCAGACACCCCGGGCGTCCTGGTGTCGCTGGAGCACCTCGCACCCGCTATCGACGTTGACCCGGCCTCCATGACAGTAACCGTGAGCGGCGGCACCAGGTACGGAACCCTCGCCGCGGAGCTGCAGCGGCAGGGCTACGCCCTGCACAACCTCGCTTCCCTCCCCCACATCTCGGTGGCGGGCGCCGTCGCCACCGCAACCCACGGATCAGGTGACCGCAACGGGAACCTGGCCACCGCCGTCGCCGGGCTTGAAATTGTCACGGCCGACGGCGGGATACTCACCGCCCGCCGCGGCGACGCCGGCTTTGACGGCATGGTGGTGAACCTGGGCGCCCTGGGCGTGGTCAGCAGCCTGACGCTGGACATCGAACCCACGTTCGCCGTGTCCCAGACGGTGTTCGAGGACCTGGACTGGGACCGGGTGCTGGAAAATTTCGACGACGTGACCTCCTCGGCGTACAGCGTCAGCCTCTTCACCGACTGGAGCGGGGACAGGATTGCCCAGGCGTGGCTGAAGTCCCGGGCGGCGGCGGACCCGGAAGCGGAGCCGAAGCAGACGGCATTCTTTGGGGGCAGCCCTGCCACCGAACCCAGGCACCCGATCGCCGGCGTCCCCGGAACAACCTGCACGCAGCAGTTTGGCGTACCCGGCCCGTGGTCCGACCGGCTGGCCCACTTCCGGATGGAATTCACCCCCAGCAAGGGCGATGAACTCCAGAGCGAGTACCTGGTCCCCCGTGAACATGCCGTAGACGCCATCCAGGCAATGCGCCGGCTGTCCCATCTGGTGACGCCGCTGCTGCTGGTTTCGGAAGTCCGCACCATGGCGGCGGACAGCCTCTGGCTGAGCCCGAACTATCACACCGACGGCATTGGCCTGCACCTCACCTGGCGGCAGGACCAGCCCGCCGTCGAGGCCGTACTTCCCGTGATCGAGGCCGAACTGGCGCCGTTCGGCGCCCGCCCCCACTGGGGCAAACTGTTCGACGGCGACGCCGCCAGCCTCGCGCCCCTGTACCCGCGCTTTGCCGACTTTAAGGCCCTCGCAGAGCGGCTCGATCCTGAGGGGAAGTTCCGCAACAGCTTCCTGGACCGGGCAGTTTTCGGCAGCTGA
- a CDS encoding ROK family protein encodes MMPSPRQRAAPTAAPSELDPSRRNNLALITSLVHHHRVLSRAQLTRRTGLNRSTVGTLIGQLATLGLVYETAPTGEAQVGRPSPEVRPSPSIAALAVYPEIDAVTIGLVNLGGIVQKKIRFATERIPSAREAVNIAAAVIEGMRTELDHSYRITGIGIAVPGLVNADDGTVRHAPHLGWRDEPVARMLAEATGYACQAANDASLAAEAELIFGAGAGRDNLVYLNGGPSGIGGGIISGGRLLSGTSGYAGELGHTFVRTDGAECHCGATGCLETEVSQGRLFELLDLPGGDTSQLEQALHASSSPAVTEEIIRQLGYLAITLRNTVNTFNPEVIILDGFLGVLYELAPSRLDELLQSQALDGPAGQAKVHPAALGSNLMMIGAAELGFARFLADPAGLASAAG; translated from the coding sequence ATGATGCCTTCCCCTCGCCAACGGGCTGCCCCGACCGCCGCGCCCAGCGAGCTCGACCCCTCCCGCCGGAACAACCTGGCCCTGATCACGTCCCTGGTCCACCATCACCGCGTCCTCAGCAGGGCGCAGCTGACGCGAAGGACCGGTCTGAACAGGTCCACCGTGGGAACGCTGATCGGCCAGCTGGCCACCCTCGGCCTGGTGTACGAGACGGCGCCAACGGGTGAAGCCCAGGTGGGCCGGCCGAGCCCCGAGGTGCGCCCCAGCCCGTCCATTGCGGCCCTGGCCGTCTACCCGGAGATCGACGCCGTTACCATCGGACTGGTCAACCTCGGCGGCATCGTCCAGAAAAAAATCCGGTTCGCCACCGAACGGATCCCCAGCGCCCGGGAAGCGGTCAACATCGCCGCAGCCGTGATCGAGGGGATGCGCACAGAGCTGGACCACTCGTACCGGATCACGGGCATCGGCATAGCGGTGCCCGGCCTCGTGAACGCCGACGACGGGACGGTCCGCCATGCGCCGCACCTTGGCTGGCGGGACGAGCCCGTGGCGCGGATGCTGGCCGAGGCCACCGGCTACGCGTGCCAGGCCGCGAACGACGCCTCGCTCGCCGCCGAAGCTGAACTGATCTTTGGAGCAGGCGCCGGACGGGACAACCTCGTGTACCTGAACGGCGGGCCCAGCGGCATCGGCGGCGGGATCATTTCCGGCGGCAGGCTCCTGAGCGGCACCTCCGGTTACGCCGGGGAACTGGGCCATACCTTCGTCCGCACCGACGGCGCCGAGTGCCACTGCGGCGCCACCGGCTGCCTGGAAACCGAGGTCTCCCAGGGGCGGCTCTTCGAACTGCTGGACCTTCCCGGCGGCGACACGTCCCAGCTGGAACAGGCACTCCATGCATCAAGCAGCCCCGCCGTGACAGAAGAGATAATCCGCCAGCTGGGCTACCTGGCCATCACGCTGCGGAATACCGTCAACACCTTCAATCCGGAGGTGATCATCCTGGACGGCTTCCTGGGCGTGCTCTACGAACTGGCACCGTCCAGGCTCGATGAGCTGCTGCAATCGCAGGCTCTGGACGGTCCCGCCGGCCAGGCCAAGGTCCATCCTGCGGCGCTCGGCTCCAACCTGATGATGATCGGTGCGGCGGAACTCGGGTTCGCCCGGTTCCTCGCTGACCCCGCCGGGCTGGCTTCCGCCGCGGGATAG
- a CDS encoding MarR family winged helix-turn-helix transcriptional regulator: MQEIKVGASRLGAARIGNDVGLLLAKLHTAGSPLNNRALGDFGLRERSFWVLTLACSGQEPTQRELAMFLGLDPSQVVSLVDDLERRGLVERSTGKQDRRARIIVSTAEGRRIHAKARAALEACEHEQLTALSEYEAGQLKMLLRKALWGGAD; this comes from the coding sequence ATGCAGGAGATTAAAGTCGGTGCGTCGCGGCTGGGGGCCGCCAGGATCGGCAACGACGTCGGGCTGCTGCTGGCCAAACTGCACACGGCGGGCTCTCCGCTGAACAACCGGGCCCTCGGGGATTTCGGGTTGCGGGAACGCTCCTTCTGGGTACTGACGCTCGCCTGCAGCGGCCAGGAGCCGACCCAGCGGGAATTGGCCATGTTCCTGGGCCTCGACCCCAGCCAGGTGGTCAGCCTCGTGGACGACCTGGAGCGCCGGGGACTCGTGGAACGCTCTACCGGCAAGCAGGACAGGCGTGCCAGGATCATCGTCTCAACCGCGGAGGGCCGCCGCATCCACGCCAAGGCCCGGGCGGCGCTGGAAGCCTGCGAGCATGAACAGCTCACAGCGCTTTCGGAGTACGAAGCCGGACAGTTGAAAATGCTGCTGCGCAAGGCCCTGTGGGGCGGAGCGGACTGA
- the ilvD gene encoding dihydroxy-acid dehydratase: MPALRSKTVTHGRNMAGARALLRASGVANSDIGKPIIAVANSFTEFVPGHTHLAPVGRIVSDAILAAGAVPREFNTIAVDDGIAMGHSGMLYSLPSRDLIADSVEYMVNAHCADALVCISNCDKITPGMLMAALRLNIPVVFVSGGPMEAGRVTLTDGSVRSLDLVNAIADAVDESISDADINLIEENACPTCGSCSGMFTANSMNCLTEAIGLSLPGNGSVLATHTARKALYEKAGATVVDLVKRYYDGDDDSVLPRSIATAKAFDNAMALDISMGGSTNTILHLLAAAQEAGVDYGLAEMDAKSRQVPCLAKVAPNVAKDKTYYMEDVHRAGGIPALLGELNRGGLLHKDVHSVHSADLDGWLDDWDIRGGKATEEAKALWRAAPGGVRSSTAFSQSNEWTSLDTDAEGGCIRSVEHAYSKDGGLAVLRGNVAVDGAVVKTAGVDESIWTFSGPAVVCESQDEAVEKILNKTVKEGDVVVIRYEGPRGGPGMQEMLYPTSFLKGRGLGKKCALITDGRFSGGTSGLSIGHISPEAASGGTIALVEDGDIISIDISQRSMQLEVSDEILAERREKLLVNGGYKPKDRDRQVSAALRAYAAMALSADKGAVRDVSLLEN, encoded by the coding sequence ATGCCTGCACTACGCTCTAAAACAGTCACCCACGGCCGCAACATGGCCGGAGCCCGCGCCCTGCTGCGCGCTTCCGGCGTCGCCAACTCAGACATCGGCAAGCCCATCATCGCCGTGGCTAACTCCTTCACCGAATTCGTTCCCGGCCACACCCACCTCGCCCCCGTGGGCCGGATCGTCTCCGACGCGATCCTCGCTGCCGGCGCCGTGCCGCGCGAGTTCAACACCATCGCCGTCGACGATGGCATCGCCATGGGCCACTCCGGCATGCTCTACTCGCTGCCGTCCCGTGACCTGATCGCCGACTCCGTGGAGTACATGGTCAACGCCCACTGCGCCGACGCCCTGGTCTGCATCTCCAACTGCGACAAGATCACCCCCGGCATGCTCATGGCCGCGCTGCGCCTGAACATCCCCGTCGTGTTCGTCTCCGGCGGCCCCATGGAGGCCGGCCGGGTGACCTTGACTGACGGCTCCGTGCGTTCCCTTGACCTGGTGAACGCGATCGCCGACGCCGTGGACGAGTCCATCTCCGACGCTGACATCAACCTCATCGAGGAGAACGCCTGCCCCACCTGCGGTTCCTGCTCCGGCATGTTCACCGCCAACTCCATGAACTGCCTCACCGAGGCCATCGGACTCTCCCTGCCGGGCAACGGCTCCGTGCTCGCCACTCACACCGCGCGCAAGGCGCTGTACGAGAAGGCCGGTGCCACCGTCGTCGACCTGGTGAAGCGCTATTACGACGGCGACGACGACTCCGTGCTGCCCCGCTCCATCGCCACCGCCAAGGCCTTCGACAACGCCATGGCCCTGGACATTTCCATGGGCGGCTCCACCAACACCATCCTGCACCTGCTGGCCGCGGCCCAGGAGGCGGGCGTGGACTACGGCCTGGCCGAGATGGACGCCAAGTCCCGCCAGGTGCCCTGCCTGGCCAAGGTGGCCCCGAACGTCGCCAAGGACAAGACCTACTACATGGAGGACGTGCACCGCGCCGGCGGCATCCCCGCACTGCTGGGCGAGCTGAACCGCGGCGGCCTCCTGCACAAGGATGTCCACTCCGTGCACTCCGCCGACCTGGACGGCTGGCTGGATGACTGGGACATCCGCGGCGGCAAGGCCACCGAGGAAGCCAAGGCCCTGTGGCGCGCCGCTCCCGGCGGTGTCCGCTCCTCCACGGCGTTCTCCCAGTCGAACGAGTGGACTTCCCTGGACACCGACGCCGAGGGCGGCTGCATCCGCTCCGTGGAGCACGCCTACTCCAAGGACGGCGGGCTGGCCGTGCTCCGCGGCAACGTGGCCGTGGACGGCGCTGTGGTGAAGACCGCCGGCGTGGACGAGTCCATCTGGACCTTCTCGGGCCCGGCCGTTGTGTGCGAGTCCCAGGACGAAGCCGTGGAAAAGATCCTGAACAAGACCGTCAAGGAAGGCGACGTGGTGGTCATCCGCTACGAGGGCCCCAGGGGCGGTCCGGGCATGCAGGAGATGCTCTACCCGACGTCGTTCCTCAAGGGCCGCGGCCTCGGCAAGAAGTGCGCCCTCATCACGGACGGCCGCTTCTCCGGCGGCACCTCCGGCCTGTCAATCGGGCACATCTCCCCGGAGGCCGCCTCCGGCGGCACCATCGCCCTGGTGGAGGACGGCGACATCATCAGCATCGACATTAGCCAGCGCTCCATGCAGCTGGAGGTCTCCGATGAGATCCTCGCCGAACGCCGCGAAAAGCTGTTGGTCAACGGCGGTTACAAGCCCAAGGACCGGGACCGCCAGGTCTCGGCAGCACTGCGCGCCTATGCAGCCATGGCCCTGTCCGCGGACAAGGGCGCCGTCCGCGACGTTTCCCTCCTGGAAAACTGA
- a CDS encoding helix-turn-helix transcriptional regulator: MQGTGAQGSERRKELGLFLRARRDQAVRAEYGLPPIARKRERGLRREEIAFLSGVSVTWYTWLEQGRDISPSRQVLESVCRSLHLSDTGLAYVLSLGGYATAAPSSPAAATAPAHVQRLMDALDPNPAFALFPDWGVAGWNTAYAALYPNIAKVPAPDRNLLWLVFTDPYVRDLLPDWDVTSKRFLAEFRAETGQRLGDPDIKYQVERLQEASPEFRAAWDRYDILGFESRERLFHHPAVGVLQLEHHQLSPSDRPDLHIVVYTPAPGSEASNQMQRLMSGPG; this comes from the coding sequence GTGCAGGGTACTGGAGCGCAGGGTTCGGAGAGACGCAAGGAACTGGGACTCTTCCTCAGAGCCCGGCGTGACCAGGCAGTGCGGGCCGAGTACGGCCTGCCGCCGATAGCCCGCAAGCGCGAACGCGGCCTGCGCCGGGAAGAGATCGCGTTCCTTTCCGGGGTGAGCGTCACCTGGTACACGTGGCTGGAGCAGGGCAGGGACATCAGTCCGTCCCGGCAGGTGCTGGAGTCCGTCTGCCGCTCCCTGCACCTTTCGGACACCGGCCTCGCGTATGTCCTGTCGCTCGGGGGCTACGCAACAGCGGCGCCGTCCAGCCCTGCTGCCGCCACGGCGCCGGCCCATGTTCAGCGGCTGATGGATGCGCTGGATCCCAATCCGGCGTTCGCGCTCTTTCCCGACTGGGGGGTTGCGGGGTGGAACACGGCCTATGCCGCGCTCTATCCAAATATCGCCAAGGTTCCTGCGCCGGACCGCAATCTTCTGTGGCTGGTCTTCACGGACCCCTATGTCCGCGACCTGCTTCCCGACTGGGACGTCACGAGCAAGCGCTTCCTGGCAGAATTCCGGGCCGAAACCGGACAGCGCCTGGGTGATCCCGACATCAAGTACCAGGTGGAACGGCTCCAGGAGGCCAGCCCCGAATTCCGGGCAGCATGGGACCGGTACGACATCCTGGGCTTTGAATCCCGTGAGCGGCTGTTCCACCATCCGGCGGTGGGAGTCCTCCAGCTGGAGCATCACCAGCTTTCCCCCTCCGACCGGCCCGATCTCCACATTGTGGTGTACACCCCGGCTCCGGGAAGCGAGGCCAGCAACCAGATGCAGCGCCTCATGTCAGGCCCAGGGTAG
- a CDS encoding MarR family winged helix-turn-helix transcriptional regulator, with protein MPPSQAADAEAPASISPDTLAIDLRTAVMRTSRRLRVEATGDVITPGQYTVLAQLDSHGPHTPRELADREHVQAPSMTRIVNALAELGFVSRSAHPQDGRQIQVSITPAGEAALEEARDQRTAWLAQRVDTLSPEDRLTLSRAAHILQEMISR; from the coding sequence ATGCCACCATCCCAAGCGGCAGACGCAGAAGCTCCCGCTTCCATCAGTCCGGATACCCTGGCGATCGACCTGCGGACCGCGGTCATGAGGACCTCCCGTCGACTGCGGGTCGAGGCCACGGGCGATGTCATCACCCCGGGCCAGTACACCGTCCTGGCCCAGCTCGACAGCCACGGCCCACACACGCCACGGGAGCTGGCTGACCGGGAGCACGTGCAGGCACCGTCGATGACGCGGATCGTGAACGCCCTCGCGGAACTGGGCTTTGTGTCGCGGTCAGCCCACCCGCAGGACGGCCGGCAGATCCAGGTCAGCATCACCCCCGCCGGGGAGGCTGCGCTGGAAGAAGCACGCGACCAGCGGACGGCCTGGCTGGCCCAGCGCGTCGACACCTTAAGCCCGGAGGACCGGCTTACCCTGAGCCGCGCGGCGCACATCCTCCAGGAGATGATTTCCCGATGA
- a CDS encoding MFS transporter, with amino-acid sequence MSATFRALRNPNYRLWAGGALVSNIGTWMQRVAQDWLVLTVLTDHSGTAVGITTALQFLPMLLLGPYAGVLADRHSKRAILLWTQTAMGLCGLVVGLLVVTGSAQLWQVYAAALFLGIASAIDGPARQAFVSELVGQDDIANAVSLNSASFNTARLTGPALAGILIAWAGTGPVFLLNAASFIAVIISLARIRRSELAPATPAVRGKHQVAEGLGYVRRRPDLVLILVLVAILGAFGMNFPIINALMSTAEFGMGPGEFGLLGSIMAVGTLSGALLAARRARPRLRYLLGGALGLGFFTLIASVSPSFWLYAAVLVPVGLASLTFLNSCNTSIQLSVEPQFRGRVLALYLATLQGGTALGAPLMGWLGTAFGARWSVAAGGAVVLLAGLLAVAVVLRNSPLSWQQQLSASFRRKRAPRGPGEPVSPSP; translated from the coding sequence ATGAGTGCCACCTTCCGGGCGCTGCGGAACCCCAACTACCGGCTGTGGGCAGGCGGCGCCCTGGTCTCCAACATCGGCACCTGGATGCAGCGGGTGGCGCAGGACTGGCTGGTCCTGACAGTCCTCACGGATCATTCCGGCACCGCCGTCGGCATCACCACGGCCCTGCAGTTCCTTCCGATGCTGCTGCTCGGGCCGTACGCCGGCGTTCTGGCGGACCGGCACTCCAAGCGTGCGATCCTGTTGTGGACGCAGACGGCGATGGGCCTGTGCGGGCTGGTCGTCGGGCTCCTGGTGGTGACCGGTTCTGCGCAGCTGTGGCAGGTCTACGCTGCCGCCTTGTTCCTCGGGATCGCCAGCGCCATTGACGGGCCGGCCCGACAGGCCTTCGTCTCCGAACTTGTTGGACAGGACGACATCGCCAACGCCGTGTCCCTCAACTCCGCGTCCTTCAACACCGCCAGGCTTACCGGCCCTGCACTCGCAGGAATCCTGATCGCGTGGGCCGGCACCGGCCCCGTGTTCCTGCTCAACGCAGCCAGTTTCATCGCCGTGATCATCTCGCTGGCCCGCATCCGCAGATCAGAGTTGGCACCGGCCACACCGGCAGTCCGCGGCAAGCATCAGGTTGCGGAGGGCCTTGGCTACGTGCGCAGGCGCCCGGACCTGGTGCTCATCCTGGTCCTGGTGGCCATCCTCGGCGCCTTCGGCATGAACTTCCCCATCATCAACGCGCTGATGTCCACGGCGGAATTCGGCATGGGGCCGGGCGAATTCGGACTACTGGGCTCCATTATGGCCGTCGGAACCCTGTCCGGTGCGCTGCTTGCCGCCCGCAGGGCGCGGCCCCGCCTGCGCTACCTGCTGGGTGGTGCGCTGGGACTGGGCTTTTTCACACTGATCGCCAGCGTCTCGCCGTCGTTCTGGCTGTACGCCGCCGTCCTGGTCCCGGTGGGACTGGCCTCCCTGACCTTCCTGAACAGCTGCAACACAAGCATCCAGCTGTCAGTGGAGCCACAGTTCCGGGGACGGGTGCTTGCCCTCTACTTGGCAACGCTGCAGGGCGGCACCGCGCTGGGGGCCCCGCTCATGGGCTGGCTTGGCACCGCTTTCGGCGCCCGCTGGTCGGTGGCTGCCGGCGGCGCGGTGGTGCTGCTGGCCGGCTTGCTCGCAGTCGCCGTCGTGCTCCGGAACAGCCCCCTGTCCTGGCAGCAGCAGCTGTCCGCTTCCTTCCGGAGAAAGCGCGCGCCGCGCGGGCCCGGCGAGCCGGTCAGCCCTTCGCCGTGA
- a CDS encoding GNAT family N-acetyltransferase: protein MIRKAMASDAAALAELAALTFPLACPPGSSPEDIALHLKRTLSEEKFAEYLADSRIAILVLEEGSRLDGYTLLVDRQATDPDVLRALAAKRSVELSKCYVHPDHHGRGAASMLMQASLDWAADQGAASVWLGVNSQNAKAIRFYEKSGFTKVGTKSFTLGDSVENDFILEYALTAKG, encoded by the coding sequence ATGATCCGCAAGGCCATGGCCAGCGACGCTGCCGCCCTGGCTGAACTGGCGGCGCTCACTTTCCCGCTCGCCTGCCCGCCCGGCTCCTCGCCGGAAGACATCGCGCTCCACCTTAAGCGGACGCTCAGCGAGGAGAAATTTGCGGAATACCTCGCGGACAGCAGGATCGCCATCCTGGTGCTCGAGGAAGGCAGCCGGCTTGACGGGTACACCCTGCTCGTCGACCGGCAGGCAACGGACCCGGACGTGCTCCGCGCCCTGGCCGCAAAGCGGTCCGTAGAGCTGAGCAAGTGCTACGTTCACCCGGACCATCACGGACGGGGCGCAGCCTCCATGCTCATGCAGGCCTCATTGGACTGGGCTGCTGACCAGGGAGCGGCCAGCGTCTGGCTGGGCGTTAACAGCCAGAACGCCAAGGCCATCCGCTTCTATGAGAAGTCCGGCTTTACCAAGGTCGGGACCAAGTCATTCACCCTGGGCGATTCAGTGGAAAACGACTTCATTCTGGAGTACGCCCTCACGGCGAAGGGCTGA
- a CDS encoding DMT family transporter has translation MRAALGRVNGALLGAVFVVGASTLWGTTGTVATFAPSVSPLAIGAVAMGVGGLLQALYAARPIAGHWARLRDRRLLVSLGAAAVAVYPLAFYSSMHLSGVALGTVISIGSAPLASAVIERVADRKELTRRWMLGALIGVAGAGLLCFAGEAAERPGVLAEAWAVPAGIVLGLVAGTTYALYSWAAHRLISGGVPSRAAMGAVFGLGGLLLMPVLAMTGQPLLESWGNFSVGAYMALVPMFAGYVLFGWGLARVRASTATGLSLMETVVAAVLAVVVVGERLPLLGWLGIAMVLASLFVLTPRQPA, from the coding sequence GTGAGGGCGGCGCTTGGCCGGGTGAACGGCGCGCTCCTGGGCGCCGTTTTCGTCGTCGGAGCCTCCACCCTTTGGGGCACCACGGGAACTGTTGCCACGTTCGCGCCGTCGGTGAGTCCACTGGCGATCGGTGCGGTGGCGATGGGCGTGGGCGGGCTGCTGCAGGCGCTGTACGCAGCCCGGCCAATCGCGGGCCACTGGGCCAGACTCCGGGACCGAAGGCTCCTTGTCTCCCTCGGGGCCGCGGCGGTGGCGGTGTACCCGCTTGCGTTCTACAGCTCCATGCACCTTTCCGGCGTCGCGCTTGGAACAGTCATCTCGATCGGTTCGGCCCCTTTGGCGTCGGCGGTAATTGAGCGGGTGGCAGACCGGAAGGAGCTGACCCGCCGCTGGATGCTCGGCGCGCTGATCGGGGTGGCAGGGGCCGGACTGCTGTGCTTTGCCGGCGAGGCGGCAGAACGGCCGGGTGTCCTTGCCGAAGCCTGGGCCGTGCCGGCGGGAATTGTGCTGGGGCTGGTTGCCGGCACCACCTACGCGCTGTATTCGTGGGCTGCCCACCGCCTGATCAGCGGGGGAGTGCCGTCCCGGGCAGCCATGGGTGCGGTGTTCGGCCTGGGCGGCCTGCTCCTGATGCCGGTGCTCGCAATGACCGGCCAGCCGCTCCTGGAGTCGTGGGGCAACTTCTCCGTGGGCGCCTACATGGCGCTTGTCCCCATGTTTGCCGGTTACGTCCTCTTCGGTTGGGGACTGGCGCGCGTGCGCGCGAGTACCGCAACCGGCCTTTCGCTTATGGAAACTGTTGTCGCCGCCGTACTGGCCGTCGTCGTCGTGGGGGAACGGCTGCCTCTTCTCGGCTGGCTTGGCATAGCCATGGTGCTGGCGAGTCTCTTCGTCCTGACTCCCCGCCAGCCCGCCTAG
- a CDS encoding TetR/AcrR family transcriptional regulator, translating into MASPEDRSTSKRPARASLLEAAARLFYSDGVAATGIDSITAAAGVAKKSLYNNFASKADLVAAYLAARHEEWLALYRERVAAAGTPQDRVLAVFDAYIDHANFAYEHGFRGCGLLNAAAELPAGAPGRQAVRQHKEEVEGLLRRHVAELLPRQDAEAGRVARHLAFLLEGSMARAGLEGEDRCLREARLIAVRMLEAL; encoded by the coding sequence GTGGCCTCACCTGAAGACCGATCAACATCCAAGCGGCCTGCCCGTGCATCGCTCCTTGAGGCTGCGGCCCGCCTCTTCTACTCCGACGGCGTCGCGGCCACCGGCATCGACTCCATTACGGCTGCCGCCGGCGTGGCCAAGAAAAGCCTCTACAACAACTTCGCCTCCAAGGCGGACCTGGTGGCGGCCTATCTGGCCGCCCGGCATGAGGAATGGCTCGCCCTGTACCGTGAACGGGTTGCTGCGGCTGGGACGCCGCAGGACCGGGTCCTCGCCGTGTTCGACGCCTACATCGACCACGCCAACTTTGCGTATGAGCACGGATTCAGGGGCTGCGGCCTGCTCAATGCTGCCGCCGAACTGCCTGCCGGCGCTCCCGGAAGGCAGGCCGTGCGGCAACACAAGGAGGAGGTCGAGGGCCTCCTGCGCCGGCATGTGGCGGAGCTGCTGCCGCGGCAGGATGCTGAGGCCGGCAGGGTGGCCCGGCACCTGGCGTTCCTGCTCGAGGGGTCAATGGCCAGGGCCGGCCTTGAAGGCGAAGACCGTTGCCTGCGCGAGGCCCGGCTGATCGCCGTCCGAATGCTGGAGGCGCTGTGA
- a CDS encoding Gfo/Idh/MocA family protein, with protein sequence MSEKLRWGILGSARIVRKTIPALQETKNGEVVGIASRTEEKAREYAGKHGIPQAFGSYEALLASPDIDAVYIPLPNTLHLEWILKSLDAGKHVLCEKPLAMSAAEVEQIARKAEQTGLKVLEGFMYRFHPRFEKLQELLAAGAVGKLTFVHVAHSFDAGDGDNIRWYSSLGGGALFDTGCYCVNVSRMVTGQEPAESAAFGNYRDANDGGQIDTSIAGMLRFPGGATVLFDTGVNLERRNFLELTGTEGRLYLDNPFGLLEEDSVLEEHHFGQNTVFHQVKGENHFVRMGEHFADSVLNGTPLRYGLADAANNARVLEELDRAARKQAGT encoded by the coding sequence ATGAGCGAGAAATTGCGTTGGGGCATTCTGGGCAGCGCCCGCATTGTCCGCAAGACAATTCCGGCGTTGCAGGAAACAAAAAACGGTGAGGTTGTAGGCATTGCTTCGCGAACCGAGGAGAAGGCCCGGGAGTACGCCGGCAAGCACGGCATCCCGCAGGCTTTTGGCTCCTATGAGGCACTGCTCGCCTCCCCGGACATCGACGCCGTCTACATTCCGCTGCCGAACACACTGCACCTTGAGTGGATCCTGAAATCTCTGGACGCAGGCAAGCACGTCCTCTGCGAAAAACCTCTGGCGATGAGCGCCGCCGAGGTCGAGCAGATAGCCCGCAAGGCCGAGCAGACCGGCCTCAAGGTCCTGGAAGGCTTCATGTACCGCTTTCACCCCCGTTTCGAGAAGCTCCAGGAGCTGCTCGCTGCCGGCGCGGTGGGAAAACTGACATTTGTCCACGTCGCCCACTCCTTCGACGCGGGCGACGGGGACAACATCCGGTGGTACAGCAGTCTTGGCGGCGGGGCACTTTTCGATACGGGGTGCTACTGCGTCAACGTAAGCCGGATGGTCACGGGCCAGGAGCCGGCCGAGTCCGCCGCCTTCGGCAACTACCGCGACGCCAATGACGGAGGCCAGATCGACACCAGCATTGCGGGCATGCTGCGCTTTCCCGGCGGCGCAACCGTGCTTTTTGATACCGGAGTAAACCTTGAGCGCCGCAACTTTCTGGAGCTGACGGGCACTGAGGGCCGCCTCTACCTCGACAATCCTTTTGGGCTCCTGGAGGAGGATTCAGTCCTGGAGGAGCACCATTTCGGCCAGAACACCGTATTTCACCAGGTCAAGGGCGAAAACCACTTCGTACGGATGGGCGAACACTTCGCCGACAGCGTCCTCAACGGCACTCCGCTCCGCTACGGTCTCGCGGACGCGGCGAACAATGCACGGGTGCTGGAAGAGCTCGACAGGGCGGCGCGGAAACAGGCTGGCACCTAA